The Enterobacter asburiae genomic sequence GCCGATTAAATTCCTCGGTGTGGGCGAGAAAACTGAAGCGCTCGAGCCGTTCCACCCGGATCGTATTGCCTCCCGTATCCTCGGCATGGGCGACGTGCTGTCGCTGATCGAAGATATCGAGAGCAAGGTTGACCGCGCGCAGGCCGAGAAGCTGGCCAGCAAGCTGAAAAAAGGTGACGGTTTCGATCTCACCGACTTCCTTGAGCAGCTGCGTCAGATGAAAAACATGGGCGGCATGGCCAGCCTGATGGGCAAACTGCCGGGCATGGGCCAGATCCCTGACAACGTGAAAGCGCAGATGGATGACAAGGTGCTGGTGCGTATGGAGGCGATCATCAACTCGATGACCCTCAAAGAGCGCGCTAACCCGGATATCATCAAAGGTTCCCGTAAACGCCGTATCGCAGCCGGTTGCGGCATGCAGGTGCAGGACGTTAACCGCCTTCTGAAACAGTTCGACGACATGCAGCGCATGATGAAGAAAATGAAGAAAGGCGGCATGGCGAAGATGATGCGCGGCATGAAAGGCATGATGCCACCCGGTTTTCCAGGGCGTTAATCGCTTTTGAGATTGCTTTTTGCCCGAAAATGAGTAAAATTTTCGGGCTTTTAATATGACACCCGGGCTCCGTTCCTCGATGGGGCCCGGTTGTTTTATTCACACAAGAGGATGTTATGGTAACTATTCGTTTAGCTCGTCACGGCGCTAAAAAGCGTCCGTTCTACCAGGTTGTTGTGACTGACAGCCGTAATGCACGCAACGGTCGCTTCATCGAGCGCGTTGGTTTCTTCAACCCACTGGCCGCTGGCGCAGAAGAAGAAACTCGTCTGGATCTGGATCGTATCGCTCACTGGGTTGGCCAGGGCGCTACTGTTTCCGATCGCGTTGCTACGCTGATCAAAGCAGCAAACAAAGCAGCTTAATCTGTCACGGTGGTCATGATGAGCAATAAAGCACCTGTTGAACCGATCGTATTGGGAAAAATGGGTTCTTGCTACGGTATCCGTGGTTGGCTCAGAGTGTTTTCCTCCACTGAAGACGCTGATAGCATTTTTGATTACCAGCCCTGGTTTATCCAGAAAGGCGGTAAGTGGGAAGAGGTCGAGCTGGAAAGCTGGCGTCACCACAATCAGGACATCATCATCAAGCTGAAAGGCGTTGACGATCGTGATGCTGCGAATGCGCTGACTAATTGTGAAATTGTCGTGGATTCGTCGCAGTTGCCACAGCTGGAAGAGGGCGACTACTACTGGAAAGACCTTATGGGTTGCCAGGTAGTCACTACCGAAGGCTACAGCCTGGGGAAAGTCATCGATATGATGGAAACCGGGTCAAATGACGTTCTCGTCATTAAGGCAAACCTGAAAGATGCATTTGGCATCAAGGAGCGGTTGGTTCCGTTCCTCGATGGACAGGTTATCAAGAAAGTCGATCTCACTACTCAAACCATTGAAGTAGATTGGGATCCTGGTTTTTAAATTCTCCGGATAAACGGTAAAAGACGGCGCTATGTGGATTGGCATAATTAGCCTGTTTCCTGAAATGTTCCGCGCGATTACCGATTACGGGGTAACTGGCCGGGCAGTAAAGAATGGCCTGCTGAGCATCCAGAGCTGGAGTCCCCGTGACTTTACTCATGACCGGCACCGTACCGTGGACGATCGTCCTTACGGCGGCGGACCGGGGATGCTAATGATGGTGCAACCCTTACGGGACGCCATTCACACAGCAAAAGCCGCGGCAGGTGAAGGCGCAAAGGTGATTTATCTGTCACCTCAGGGACGCAAGCTTGATCAAGCGGGCGTGAGCGAACTGGCGACGAATCAAAAGCTGATTCTGGTCTGTGGACGCTACGAAGGGATAGATGAGCGCGTAATTCAAACCGAGATTGACGAAGAATGGTCTATCGGCGATTACGTTCTCAGCGGTGGTGAGTTACCCGCAATGACGCTGATTGACTCCGTCGCCCGGTTCATTCCGGGGGTTCTGGGCCATGAAGCTTCGGCAACGGAAGATTCCTTTGCCGATGGGTTGCTGGACTGTCCACACTATACTCGTCCTGAAGTGTTAGAAGGGATGGAAGTACCGGCAGTGCTACTGTCTGGAAACCATGCCGAGATACGTCGCTGGCGTTTGAAGCAGTCGCTGGGCCGAACCTGGCTTAGAAGACCTGAACTTCTGGAAAACCTGGCTCTGACTGAAGAGCAAGCAAAGTTGCTGGCCGAGTTCAAAACAGAACACGCGCACCAGCAGCATGAACATGATGGGAATGCGTAATACGCTCCCGAATATCAGTTTACCCAGGATAAGAGATTAAATTATGAGCAACATTATTAAGCAACTTGAACAAGAGCAGATGAAGCAGGACGTACCTTCCTTCCGTCCAGGTGACACCGTGGAAGTGAAAGTATGGGTTGTTGAAGGTTCCAAAAAACGTCTGCAGGCATTCGAGGGCGTGGTTATCGCTATTCGTAACCGCGGTCTGCACTCTGCATTCACTGTTCGTAAAATTTCCAACGGCGAAGGCGTTGAGCGTGTCTTCCAGACTCACTCTCCGGTAGTTGACAGCATTGCTGTTAAACGTCGTGGTGCTGTACGTAAAGCTAAACTGTACTACCTGCGTGAGCGTACTGGTAAGTCTGCTCGTATTAAAGAGCGTCTGAACTAAGATTCGCTTAAGCGACATCCTGTTAGAAAGGGCTGGCCGAAAGGCTGGCCCTTTTTTTATCCCTGCGCATTTCTCACGTTAACCCTTTTGTCATAAATCATTTACAATGCTTGCCTCTTGAATGGAGGGGACGTGGATAACTTACTGCATCAGCCTAACCGGAAACGCGCAGCGGCCTTGACCGCGCTGTTTGCGATCCTGCTGATCGTGGTAGCGCCGCTTATCTCCGTCTCCTTGCAGAAAGATCCCATGAGCGCCATGCCGGGCATGCATCATGACATGAGCATGATGTCGATGGACGAGCATCACGGCGATATGCCGCATACGATGCCTGTCGACCATGCGGAAGCGTGCGGCTACTGCGTGCTGTTAGCGCATGTCCCGGGCGTGATGCTGGCGCTGATCGTCCTGCTCAGCGTGGTGCTGCAAAGGCTTCGCGTTAAGCCGCCGCGCCAGGCGGTCAGCCACTGGCACTTTTTTCCCTGGCTTTACCCTGATACCCGCGCGCCGCCGCGGCAGTCTGCTTTTTCCCTTTAAAAAAAATCGATAACTTACTGCCTTAAAAAGGAAAAGTATGACTACCTGCACTCCGCGCGCGGCATGGGGAAACCTGCTGCGTCGCCTCCATTTCTACGTCGGGCTTTTTGTTGGTCCGTTTATCTTCTTTGCCGCGCTGACCGGTACGCTGTATGTGGCGACTCCGCAGCTTGAGAATGCGCTCTACCGGCACGCGCTCCACACGGATTCCGTAGGCGAGTTGCAGCCGCTGGCGGAGCAAATCGCCGTGGCGGAAAAAACCGTTGGCTCAGATTTGCATTTGCACGCCGTGCGTCCGGGGCTGGCTGAAGGCGAAACTACCCGCGTGATGTTTGCTGACCCGACGCTTGGGCCATCGGAGAACCGGGCTATTTTTATTGATCCGGTAAGCCTGGCGGTGCTGGGGGATATGACGGTATACGGCACCAGCGGGATTTTACCGCTGCGTCAGACCATTGATTATCTGCATACCTCTCTGATGCTGGGCGACGTGGGGCGACTCTACAGCGAGCTTGCTGCCTCCTGGATGTGGGTTGCCGCGCTGGGCGGTGTTGGCCTGTGGTTTTATACTCGACCCAAACGGCGGATCAATAATCGCTTCCAGAATCGTCGTCGCCTGCATGTGACCCTGGGCTGGAGTCTGCTGGGTGGAATGCTGCTGTTCTCTGCAACCGGCCTGACATGGTCCCAGTGGGCAGGCGGGAACGTCGATAAGCTGCGGGCAGAGATGAACTGGCTCACCCCGCAGGTGAACACGACGCTTTCCGGCCCACAGGAGATCGTGGATGAGCATGCCGAACACCGGGGCCATCACGGCGGAATGATGATGCCGGAAATGGCGATGGATCTGACGCAGTTTGACGGAGTATTAAGCGCGGCCCGTAACGCAGGAATTGATGCCAACAGGCTGGAGATCCGCCCGGCAAAAACGGCGGATAGCGCCTGGACCGTGACGGAAATCGATCGCAGTTGGCCGACTCAGGTGGACGCCGTTGCGGTTGATCCTTCGACGATGCAGGTCCTGGACAGAACCCGATTCGAGGATTTCCCGTTAATGGCAAAACTGACCCGCTGGGGCGTGGATTTCCATATGGGGATCTTATTCGGGCTGGTGAATCAGCTGCTGCTGGTGGCGTTCGGCCTCGCCCTGTGCGTGCTCATCATCTGGGGTTACCGGATGTGGTGGATGCGTCGTCCGGCACAGTCGGCAGTGAGTCCGGTACAAACGCTTTGTCAAAGCTGGCTGGCGCTGTCAGGGTGGGGAAGAGGGGTTACGCTGATAATCAGCGTACTGCTGGGGCTGGCCTTGCCGGTCATGGGCGTGAGTCTGGCGCTGTTTGTTCTGGTAGACTGGCTGCGCTGGCGAGCGGCAACCAGGGTGACGCTCGCCGAAACATCCGCTAAATAACCCTATGGCGTGCTGATAACCACTGCGACGCGGCGGTTTTCAGCGCGCCCTTGTGGGGTACTGTTGCTCGCAACCGGGTATTTTTGACCTAACCCCCGCGTGGTGAGATTGCTGCGCGGGATATTTGCCCCCTTCGCCCAGGCATCGGCCACGGCATTGGCGCGTTTTAACGACAGCGCTTCGTTGTAGCTTTCTTCACCGTAATTATCCGTGTGACCGTCCATTCGCGCGTGGTTCAGGCCGGTTTCCGCCAGGCGGGAGGCCATGGACTGGATCTGCGTTTCACTTTCCGGACGCAGTCTGGCGTCATTTTTATCAAACAGGATGGTGTCCGACATGCCAAGTGACCAGTCACCGTTCAGTTCGTTAAAACCGTAAGACTTCATCGCCGAAATTTGCTCAGGAGTAAATTTACCTTCCGGAGGCGACTGGCAGCCTGCCAGAACCAGTGAGGCCAGAACTATCGGCGCGAAGTAACGTTTTAACATAGTGTATCCCTTCTAACTTGTTGTTTTCGTACGCTGGTTTTTCACCTGGTACATGTTGCGGTCAGCCCTCTCCAGTAATGCCTCCACGGAAGCATTTTCCCACGCCAGAGCAAAGCCAATGCTGAGTGACATCGATGCTTTTTGTCCGTTATGAAGATCAAACGGACGGATAAACTGCTGCGATAGCGCAGCACAAATATGTTGAACCTCAAGTTCAGAGTGCACGCCGTACAGCACCATGGCAAATTCGTCCCCGCCAAGGCGGTATGCCTGGTGACGTTTGTCGCCAAACTCCATCATCCTGCTGGCGACTTCAATCAGCACGCAGTCTCCTGCCGCATGTCCCCAGGTGTCGTTAATAAACTTAAAATTATCACCGTCGAGGAAGAGCAGGGCCGAGTTCGTTTTGGCAGAAGGGTCATTCATTAAGGCCGCAATGCTGTTACGAAACGCCGCGCGGTTGGCAAGACCGGTGAGCGGGTCGTGCATGGCGGTACGCAGCAGCTGGGCGTTTTTCGCCTGGAGCTTGAGTTGCCACTCCTCCATCTCATCCAGAAGGCTGTTGAAGTCCTCACCAAACTGGTGAAACTCTTCGATACGGCCGTCTTTCACCCGGCGGGAGAAGTTACGGTTAGTACGAACGTCATGCACCACGTCGGTGATGTTTTGCAGGGCCGTGACCATCCCGTGATGCAAAGACTGGGTAATAGTGAGTGCGACGACGGTTGCAAAGAGAATACAGCCTGTCAGAACGGCAAACGACATCCAGATGAAATGGCCGATCAGGCTGTCACGCGCGGTAAGGCGAATTTCGCCAATCGTTGCGCCGTTATGCATGATGGGCTGCGCAACCGGTACGGGGAAAAGCCAGCGGCTGACCAGTGCGCCCAGCGTATCGTTGTTGTCCTCCGGGTTCCAGGACCAGTAGGCAAACCGCTTTTTATGCGCGTTAATAACCTCGGCCACGGCAAACTGGCCCTGTTTGCCCAGGGCGGCCAGCGTTTCGTTGGCCGCCAGCGAGTCGTTGAACACCAGCGACGCTTCCAGGCTGTGGCTCATTGTTGCGCCGGTTAATTCGAGATTCTTTTGCGCGTATTGTTTTAACGTCACGACGGAAGCAAAACAGAGCAGCAGCCATATTAACGTCATCGTGATGATGACGCTTATCATGCTGTTTCGCCTCAACGTTCTTTTAAACGTCGGACGTGGCGTTGAAGTGAAATCTTTATCCATGCTGCTTATTCCGTGCAAGCATTAATACATCCGGATTGACTCTTACGCCACTGCGCGTCAATGCATCCAGGTTGACGGCGAATCGTACCTGGCCGCGATCGATTATCAGGCAAAAGGCACTGCCAATTACACATTCCGGATTTTGCTCTGAGATTAATAGCAACGCTCTGCCCTGATATTGACTTATTAATTCAAGTTGTTTTGCCGGTGATTCAGACCCGAAATAGATCGCATCGCACGTCGCGGCCAGGGCTTCCCGATCGTTACGTACAATAACGGGAGTATAAGGTAACTCGCTATGCCCCTCTTCGCCGCTGAGGGCGTGCGTATAGTGAGAAGTGGCGTAGACGCAGAGTTTAGGCTGCCCGGAAAGTGACGGCCATCGCGTATAGCTCACAATGCCTGAGACAATCGAGCGTACCGATTTATCCGTTTCCGTAAGTGTGCCTGCCGCCGCAGGGCCCACTATAAGGAACAGCGTTAGCACCAGAGTGAGTCGGAAAAAAGAGATCAAGAATAAATTTCTCACCAGAATCCGCCACATCGCTCTGGAAATAGATGTCCTTAAGAGTTGCGGGCAGAATACCATTGTTTATCAGGGCCGTCATTATGTCAGAAATAGCATGAGGCCGACCTAAGCTAAATCCTACTGTTGTTTATTTTCCGGTGGATGAAATTAGATTAATTCAGTCTGCTGGAGCGCATACTTTCATCCATCCCTTGCTGCCATGACGCACGCAGTTTTGCCGCGTTTTCGGCTGTATCGCAACTGGCAGGGAAAGATTTGCCGGCTAATCCCCAGGCGTGAATAAACCCTTCTTCGCAGACTTTCTTCTGACCGTCAGCATAGCCGCGAAGATATTCGCTACGATCAACGTGTGTGTCGTTAAAACTATCGGCCAGGGCCTGGTTATCTTTAACCGACAGGCCATTCATGGCGTCTTCTTTACCTGCATCAAACCAAGATGGGCTGGTCCAGTCGGGCTGGAAGGTGTAAGGATTGATCTGACAGCCCGTTAAAAACAGCGACAACAGCGCGAGAGCAATTGGACGCATAGCCATTCTCCTTTTTTCTTCAGCATAGCCTGGCTAAAGAAAACCTGTCTGTAATTTAAAGTTTACGTTTTTATCGGCTGATTTTTGCAATAAATTGGCGCGTGTAAAGTAATGTGTACGTATTTTGGATTGAAATGTTTACTTTTTATGGTATCGTGGTTTCACCTCATTGAGGAAAACAACTATCGCAAACGAGCTTTACAGGATCGCCATCATGCAAAAAGACGCGCTGAACAACGTACATATCACTGACGAACAGGTGTTAATCACTCCGGATCAACTGAAAGCGGAATTTCCGCTGAGCGTCGCGCAGGAGGCTCAGATCGAGCACTCTCGCCAGACCATTTCTGACATTATCGCCGGCCGCGATCCGCGCCTGCTGGTGGTATGCGGTCCTTGTTCCATTCACGATCCTGACACCGCCATTGAATATGCTCGTCGATTTAAAGCGTTAGCGGAGGAGGTCAGCGATAGCCTCTATCTGGTGATGCGCGTCTATTTTGAGAAGCCACGTACGACCGTCGGCTGGAAAGGGTTGATTAACGATCCGCACATGGATGGCTCGTTTGATGTGGAAGCAGGCCTGAAGATTGCGCGTCGGCTGCTGGTGGAGCTGGTCAGCATGGGGCTGCCGCTGGCAACCGAAGCGCTGGACCCGAACAGCCCTCAGTACCTGGGCGATCTGTTCAGCTGGTCGGCTATTGGTGCGCGTACCACGGAATCGCAAACCCACCGCGAGATGGCGTCGGGCCTGTCGATGCCTGTTGGCTTTAAAAACGGTACCGATGGCAGCCTGGCGACGGCGATCAACGCCATGCGCGCTGCCGCCATGCCGCACCGTTTCGTCGGTATCAACCAGGCGGGCCAGGTATGCCTCCTGCAAACGCAGGGCAACCCGGACGGCCATGTGATCCTGCGCGGCGGGAAAGCACCTAACTACAGCCCGGCGGACGTGGCGCAGTGTGAAAAAGAGATGGAGCAGGCGGGACTGCGCCCGGCACTGATGGTAGATTGCAGTCATGGTAATTCAAATAAAGATTACCGTCGCCAGCCTGCGGTTGCTGAATCCGTGATCGCACAGATCAAAGATGGCAACCGTTCGATTATTGGTCTGATGATTGAGAGCAACATTCATGAAGGCAATCAGTCATCGGAACAACCGCGTAGCGCAATGAAGCACGGCGTCTCCGTGACGGATGCCTGCATCAGCTGGGAGACGACCGATGCGCTGCTGCGTGAGATCCACAAAGATTTGAACGGCCAGCTGGCGACGCGTCTGGCTTAAGAGGTTAGTTATGGTTGCTGAATTGACCGCACTGCGCGATCAAATTGATGAAGTGGATAAGGCGCTGCTGGATCTGCTGGCGCGCCGCATGGCGCTGGTTGCCGAAGTCGGTGAGGTGAAAAGCAAATACGGCCTGCCGATTTACGTCCCGGAGCGCGAAGCCTCAATGCTGGCCTCTCGTCGCAAAGAGGCCCAGGCGCTGGGCGTTTCGCCGGATTTAATTGAAGATGTTCTGCGTCGCGTGATGCGGGAATCCTATTCCAGCGAAAACGACAAGGGCTTCAAAACCCTCTGTCCGTCCCTGCGGCCGGTGGTGATTGTCGGCGGTGCAGGACAGATGGGGCGTCTGTTTGAAAAAATGCTGACGCTTTCTGGCTATCAGGTGCGCATTCTCGAAAAAGAGGACTGGGCGCATGCTCCGGAACTCATGAAAGATGCCGGGATGGTTATCGTCAGCGTGCCGATCCACGTGACGGAGCAGATCATCGGAAAGCTGCCTCCTTTACCGAAAGACTGCATCCTGGTGGATCTGGCCTCCGTCAAAAATGGTCCGCTGCAGGCGATGCTGGCTGCGCATACGGGTCCGGTGCTGGGTCTGCACCCGATGTTTGGCCCGGACAGCGGCAGCCTGGCAAAGCAGGTGGTGGTTTACTGCGACGGTCGTCAGCCGGAAGCCTACCAGTGGTTCCTGGAACAGATTCAGGTATGGGGCGCGCGGCTGCACCGCATCAGCGCGGTCGAGCACGATCAGAACATGGCGTTCATTCAGGCGCTGCGCCACTTTGCGACGTTTGCCTACGGTCTGCACCTGGCAGAAGAGAACGTGCAGCTTGAACAGCTGCTGGCGCTCTCTTCGCCTATCTATCGTCTGGAGCTGGCGATGGTCGGGCGCCTGTTTGCTCAGGATCCGCAGCTTTACGCGGACATTATTATGTCCTCCGAGAACAACCTGGCGCTCATCAAGCGCTACTATCAGCGCTTTGGCGAGGCCATTACGCTACTGGAGCACGGAGACAAGCAGGCGTTTATCGACAGCTTCCGCAAGGTCGAGCACTGGTTTGGCGATTACGCTCAGCGTTTCCAGAGTGAGAGCCGGACGCTGTTGCGCCAGGCAAATGACAGTCGCCAGTAATGCGATGATGTATATACTGAAAGCCAGCAATGCTGGCTTTTTTTATTTTGGGGAACTGTCATGGCCGAACCGCAGCTGCTGTTGAATTACACCGGACATCTGCCTGAATGCCCGACGTGGAGCGCAGAAGAGCACGCGCTCTACTGGGCCGATATTCTGGAAGGGGAGATCCACCGCTATCATCTGCCGACGGCAGAACATACCGTGCTCTCATTCCATGA encodes the following:
- a CDS encoding DUF2799 domain-containing protein, with the protein product MRPIALALLSLFLTGCQINPYTFQPDWTSPSWFDAGKEDAMNGLSVKDNQALADSFNDTHVDRSEYLRGYADGQKKVCEEGFIHAWGLAGKSFPASCDTAENAAKLRASWQQGMDESMRSSRLN
- the aroF gene encoding 3-deoxy-7-phosphoheptulonate synthase AroF, whose product is MQKDALNNVHITDEQVLITPDQLKAEFPLSVAQEAQIEHSRQTISDIIAGRDPRLLVVCGPCSIHDPDTAIEYARRFKALAEEVSDSLYLVMRVYFEKPRTTVGWKGLINDPHMDGSFDVEAGLKIARRLLVELVSMGLPLATEALDPNSPQYLGDLFSWSAIGARTTESQTHREMASGLSMPVGFKNGTDGSLATAINAMRAAAMPHRFVGINQAGQVCLLQTQGNPDGHVILRGGKAPNYSPADVAQCEKEMEQAGLRPALMVDCSHGNSNKDYRRQPAVAESVIAQIKDGNRSIIGLMIESNIHEGNQSSEQPRSAMKHGVSVTDACISWETTDALLREIHKDLNGQLATRLA
- a CDS encoding YfiR family protein gives rise to the protein MWRILVRNLFLISFFRLTLVLTLFLIVGPAAAGTLTETDKSVRSIVSGIVSYTRWPSLSGQPKLCVYATSHYTHALSGEEGHSELPYTPVIVRNDREALAATCDAIYFGSESPAKQLELISQYQGRALLLISEQNPECVIGSAFCLIIDRGQVRFAVNLDALTRSGVRVNPDVLMLARNKQHG
- a CDS encoding DUF2946 domain-containing protein, translating into MDNLLHQPNRKRAAALTALFAILLIVVAPLISVSLQKDPMSAMPGMHHDMSMMSMDEHHGDMPHTMPVDHAEACGYCVLLAHVPGVMLALIVLLSVVLQRLRVKPPRQAVSHWHFFPWLYPDTRAPPRQSAFSL
- a CDS encoding PepSY-associated TM helix domain-containing protein; the protein is MTTCTPRAAWGNLLRRLHFYVGLFVGPFIFFAALTGTLYVATPQLENALYRHALHTDSVGELQPLAEQIAVAEKTVGSDLHLHAVRPGLAEGETTRVMFADPTLGPSENRAIFIDPVSLAVLGDMTVYGTSGILPLRQTIDYLHTSLMLGDVGRLYSELAASWMWVAALGGVGLWFYTRPKRRINNRFQNRRRLHVTLGWSLLGGMLLFSATGLTWSQWAGGNVDKLRAEMNWLTPQVNTTLSGPQEIVDEHAEHRGHHGGMMMPEMAMDLTQFDGVLSAARNAGIDANRLEIRPAKTADSAWTVTEIDRSWPTQVDAVAVDPSTMQVLDRTRFEDFPLMAKLTRWGVDFHMGILFGLVNQLLLVAFGLALCVLIIWGYRMWWMRRPAQSAVSPVQTLCQSWLALSGWGRGVTLIISVLLGLALPVMGVSLALFVLVDWLRWRAATRVTLAETSAK
- the tyrA gene encoding bifunctional chorismate mutase/prephenate dehydrogenase, translating into MVAELTALRDQIDEVDKALLDLLARRMALVAEVGEVKSKYGLPIYVPEREASMLASRRKEAQALGVSPDLIEDVLRRVMRESYSSENDKGFKTLCPSLRPVVIVGGAGQMGRLFEKMLTLSGYQVRILEKEDWAHAPELMKDAGMVIVSVPIHVTEQIIGKLPPLPKDCILVDLASVKNGPLQAMLAAHTGPVLGLHPMFGPDSGSLAKQVVVYCDGRQPEAYQWFLEQIQVWGARLHRISAVEHDQNMAFIQALRHFATFAYGLHLAEENVQLEQLLALSSPIYRLELAMVGRLFAQDPQLYADIIMSSENNLALIKRYYQRFGEAITLLEHGDKQAFIDSFRKVEHWFGDYAQRFQSESRTLLRQANDSRQ
- the rpsP gene encoding 30S ribosomal protein S16, which produces MVTIRLARHGAKKRPFYQVVVTDSRNARNGRFIERVGFFNPLAAGAEEETRLDLDRIAHWVGQGATVSDRVATLIKAANKAA
- the trmD gene encoding tRNA (guanosine(37)-N1)-methyltransferase TrmD — translated: MWIGIISLFPEMFRAITDYGVTGRAVKNGLLSIQSWSPRDFTHDRHRTVDDRPYGGGPGMLMMVQPLRDAIHTAKAAAGEGAKVIYLSPQGRKLDQAGVSELATNQKLILVCGRYEGIDERVIQTEIDEEWSIGDYVLSGGELPAMTLIDSVARFIPGVLGHEASATEDSFADGLLDCPHYTRPEVLEGMEVPAVLLSGNHAEIRRWRLKQSLGRTWLRRPELLENLALTEEQAKLLAEFKTEHAHQQHEHDGNA
- a CDS encoding OmpA family protein — encoded protein: MLKRYFAPIVLASLVLAGCQSPPEGKFTPEQISAMKSYGFNELNGDWSLGMSDTILFDKNDARLRPESETQIQSMASRLAETGLNHARMDGHTDNYGEESYNEALSLKRANAVADAWAKGANIPRSNLTTRGLGQKYPVASNSTPQGRAENRRVAVVISTP
- the rplS gene encoding 50S ribosomal protein L19 translates to MSNIIKQLEQEQMKQDVPSFRPGDTVEVKVWVVEGSKKRLQAFEGVVIAIRNRGLHSAFTVRKISNGEGVERVFQTHSPVVDSIAVKRRGAVRKAKLYYLRERTGKSARIKERLN
- the dgcN gene encoding diguanylate cyclase DgcN, whose translation is MDKDFTSTPRPTFKRTLRRNSMISVIITMTLIWLLLCFASVVTLKQYAQKNLELTGATMSHSLEASLVFNDSLAANETLAALGKQGQFAVAEVINAHKKRFAYWSWNPEDNNDTLGALVSRWLFPVPVAQPIMHNGATIGEIRLTARDSLIGHFIWMSFAVLTGCILFATVVALTITQSLHHGMVTALQNITDVVHDVRTNRNFSRRVKDGRIEEFHQFGEDFNSLLDEMEEWQLKLQAKNAQLLRTAMHDPLTGLANRAAFRNSIAALMNDPSAKTNSALLFLDGDNFKFINDTWGHAAGDCVLIEVASRMMEFGDKRHQAYRLGGDEFAMVLYGVHSELEVQHICAALSQQFIRPFDLHNGQKASMSLSIGFALAWENASVEALLERADRNMYQVKNQRTKTTS
- the rimM gene encoding ribosome maturation factor RimM (Essential for efficient processing of 16S rRNA) — protein: MMSNKAPVEPIVLGKMGSCYGIRGWLRVFSSTEDADSIFDYQPWFIQKGGKWEEVELESWRHHNQDIIIKLKGVDDRDAANALTNCEIVVDSSQLPQLEEGDYYWKDLMGCQVVTTEGYSLGKVIDMMETGSNDVLVIKANLKDAFGIKERLVPFLDGQVIKKVDLTTQTIEVDWDPGF